In Brachyhypopomus gauderio isolate BG-103 chromosome 2, BGAUD_0.2, whole genome shotgun sequence, the DNA window CTTCCTTTATGAGCTCTGACTTTGAGAAGGAGCTGAAGGAAAAACAGAGGAATGCAGAAGCTCTAGCTGAACTGTCTGAAAGCGTTCGTAATCGTGCAGATGACTGGGCCAGCCGTCCTAAAGCTGTCCGTGATGCCTTACTCAGCCTCGCCACCTGCACTCCTTTTAATGTGCGGTTTAAGAAAGATCACAGCTTGGTGGGCAGGATCTTTGCCTTTGATGCTAAGCTAGGCGTGGAGTTCGAGCTCAAGGTGTTTGTTGAATACCCCTGTGGTTCTGGCAACGTGTTCTCGAGCCTGCTGGCGTTGGTCAAGCAAATGTTCCATGACAGTCAAAAGGATACAGGCAAGGTGATCAGCTCAGGATTCAAGTATATAGAATATGAGAAAAGACATGGTACGGGTGACTGGCGCCTTCTGTCTGAGCTGCTCAGTGATGCTGTTCGGGCATTTAAGGACCAGCCAGTCCCCGAGGCGATACCCCAGCCTTACTTGGATGCCAACTGCTCCATGCTACCCACTGCCCTCTGCCACATTGGACGCCCTGCCCCTTCACGACTCCGCCGGCGCAAACCCTCCCCAGAGCCGGATGGCACAGAGAGGATGCCCACAGAGGAGCAGCTACGGCAACACTGGCCACTGGGCTCATTCCCTGGAATAGCTGGGCACATCCCTGCCGCCTCACTCCCCAGTACCGGGCAACCTCCCATCCTGCAGGAGGGCCTGCCAGGGTCCCACAGCAGTGACCCCTCACCCATCAGTGCCCTCATGAGCGTAGCTGACAACGTGGGCACTGCAGGTCAGTCTCCTAAAGACCTGCCGAGCAGCAGTAGTGCCCATGCATCTGCTGCAGGTCTGCAGAACAGTGCTAGTCCCTCTTCAGCTGCGCAGCGGCGCTTGGCATCACGTAATGGAGAAACCCCCGCTGGCTCTAGTTCTGGAGTGTCTGCAGCAGCTACGGCAATGGCCTCTGGTGGAGCAACTGACCAAGCAGGTGTGATGAGTGGTGAGGCCCCCGGAACAGGTGGTGCCCCTCTCTGTTGCACCATCTGCCATGAACGGCTGGAGGACACGCACTTTGTCCAGTGCCCATCGGTGCCTGGTCACAAGTTCTGCTTCCCCTGCACCAGAGATTTCATCCGCAGCCAAGGCTCAGGGAGCGAGGTATACTGCCCCAGCGGAGACAAATGCCCCCTGGTGGGCTCCAACGTGCCCTGGGCCTTTATGCAAGGAGAGATCTCCACCATCCTGGCTGGGGATGTGAAggtgaagaaggagagagaccccTAATTTACAGGAGGTACACCTCTGTCTAgcttgcacgcacacacacacacacacacacgcatactaCACACACGTAAGATGAATATTAACTTGTgttaatatatattaatattgttAGAGAAATGCAAGGTCTGATATGCTTAAATTGTACTTCTATAAGAGGACtaactttattttgtttttcagaaTCAATACCTTTCCCACATGGTGCTGAAGTCCCAAAGATGGCCATGGCTGTCACTGTGAGGCTCACAGCACTAAAGACGACTGTTTAGACATGCACATCCTgttcctccatcttctcctctctctcacattcCTCCTCTATTCTCCCATCCCTCTCGTTCCTCCTCTTTTTTCCCATCACGTTCCCTTGCCATCTTCTCACCTGAGCTGGTCATCGTTAAGAAGAACACAGACATGCCCTGCTCATAGATGCCCCACTTTTTGATGCCCTCCTGCAGTACAATCAGATCCATCTGTTGGCACCAACAGAATTATTTTTTGCCCCAACATGTAATGTGCTTTATGGCAGAGCTTATAAAACTTCTTTCTATTTAATGGAAGGTTTGGGTTATAAACCCTACTTGATTTGTCCTCGTTGAATCCCTGACTTAGACACCTGAAATGCACTATATGATAATAGGATAAatgatgaaatgcctctgaatGTCCTAACACCAAACAGATGTGGATTGTACAGGAAAATTGGGGGTTTAACAATCACATTTCTTTTTTATATTGCCACAAATTAAGTAGTTTGAGCCCTTTTGAAATAGTTTAAATGCACCCATTTAAGGTTTAACCCAGTGTGTATAATAGAAAActttctttatattttatactatatgTAGATTGTAAGAAATGCTCCCTTTCAATGGTTATAGATGTGCAATCTCTAGATTTGATACCATATTGCATTATGTACCACTAAGTatctgaatgaacagaaaaccaAAGATAGATGTGTTGAAAATTATTGTATCATAAATGCTTTAGCATATATTTTTGTGGTAAAATGGCTTTCATTAAGTAATGGGGATCATATATGGGAAAAGGTTGAAGTTGGGAATCTTATATGTAGGGCTGTCTGGGTGAACACAAAGTACATTTTTAAGTGTTGGCACATCACTATACGTTTTATATTTTAACCCTGCTAAATTGTTAGTAGGTGATGTGTTTAGATTTTATTAGTACTTATGTTctgctgtttgttttctttaatgGTCCAGAGTCTTTTTCAGCCTTATGTGTCAATGCCTTGGCTACCTTTCaagatagttttttttttttctggtgaTGTTTTATTTTGGGGAGCTTtgtgggtttttgtttgtttctggatatatatttttttcctttggTTACTTTCAGATATGGTCCATCCCAAACATTTTACATGTTCTTATAGCTCTGTCCTTTTTGATCCTGTTTTATGAATACAAAAAATCTTTAAATGAGTATTATATGTAAACATATGTTAACCCAAGTACTGTTCTGGAAGAGCTTTGTTTAATTGGCATTTGTTATCCctcaaagtgtatttaaattAAAAGATTGACCTTCTTTTCACAAACCTTCAAGTTTCCTAAATATTAATATCATATATCATAGTAGGCTATAGCATTTCTGAGTGTGTAAATTTTAGAAAACGGTGTGAGTCATGTTAAAACACTATCATCTACCCATCAGCACAACTGTTTGGGCTCCACTCACATATTCTCACTCATTTCATAAAAGGGAGACACAAATATGTTTAACACGTTTAAAGTCTTTGTTAATGCTAACATGCAAGCAAACACAACTGAACTATAGTTCAGTTATGAACTATAGTTATAGTATACTGTTTTTGACAAAAGTGAGTGTTATAGCAACGCAAGCTACCCATATTTCTATAGAGCAATGATTATTCCTGACCACTAAAATAATAACAGCatgctctatgtgtgtgtgtgtgtgtgtgtgttaaaggatGCTGTTCACATCCTTTAATGTAATACACGTTTAGTTTTCTTAGTTTAACCTGTTTTCAATGTTAGTCAAAAGATGGCGCTACAACATCAATGTTTCCCAGACTGGACCAATCGCCTGTTCGTTTCATAAGGTTTATTCTAATTTTGTTCGTGTTCTTTCTGTTTTCGCTGCTTCAGTGTCTGTAACCCCAGGCAAGAAACATGAAGTCACAACACCCAGCTTTTTTACTTTGTAGCCAGTAAACAAATCACAGATATGACATTTTTGCTAAGGAGCTGAACATTCTGGCTTtgttacacatacatttaaCAAATTAAATGGCATATGGAAACACCTTTC includes these proteins:
- the irf2bp1 gene encoding interferon regulatory factor 2-binding protein 1 yields the protein MSSSSQASSRRQWCYLCDLPKMPWAMIWDFSEAVCRGCVNYEGADRIELLIDAARQLKRTHVMQDGRSPGPQPGGKHGPGGKDGPMDGGRPPSERFERVRGDYVPARLPNGLPRLEDGGSIEVSRQSPNARRTMVGAVPPNLMAQGLVGPPHGLLTAVPSLSARTGSTPLTISTPILSEISKRQAMGMGVGISMPSFMSSDFEKELKEKQRNAEALAELSESVRNRADDWASRPKAVRDALLSLATCTPFNVRFKKDHSLVGRIFAFDAKLGVEFELKVFVEYPCGSGNVFSSLLALVKQMFHDSQKDTGKVISSGFKYIEYEKRHGTGDWRLLSELLSDAVRAFKDQPVPEAIPQPYLDANCSMLPTALCHIGRPAPSRLRRRKPSPEPDGTERMPTEEQLRQHWPLGSFPGIAGHIPAASLPSTGQPPILQEGLPGSHSSDPSPISALMSVADNVGTAGQSPKDLPSSSSAHASAAGLQNSASPSSAAQRRLASRNGETPAGSSSGVSAAATAMASGGATDQAGVMSGEAPGTGGAPLCCTICHERLEDTHFVQCPSVPGHKFCFPCTRDFIRSQGSGSEVYCPSGDKCPLVGSNVPWAFMQGEISTILAGDVKVKKERDP